The Thomasclavelia ramosa DSM 1402 genome includes a region encoding these proteins:
- a CDS encoding PTS sugar transporter subunit IIC encodes MYQRLMDIMSERLLPIATKIGSQKHLVALRDSFIATMPVVMTGSIALLLNAFFVDFPAEFGWTGITDAFQWLISINNLIFNGSLAIVSLVFIFALGYNIAKVYETDKLSGGLVALSSFVISLGTSITQTFQLEGVSADIGKIINQVTGLNFSDGNLSVTINGLLPGNQINSRGYFTAIVIGFLAVVIYSKFMKKNWTIKLPDSVPPAISVPFTSIIPAFIAMYAVAAITYGFNLVTGQLIIDWIYDILQTPLLGFSQNPLSIILVAFLTQLFWFFGIHGGNVMAPIMEGVFGVALLANLEAFQKGTEIPYLWTSVSYGAFVWYATLGLLIAIFWQSKNKHYREVAKLGIAPVMFNIGEPVMYGLPTVLNPLMFIPFLLAPIVLSAVAYGATALGLVAPVTQNVTWVMPPVLYGFFATGFDWRAIILSLVNLALAVIIYLPFVKLANNPKFEEK; translated from the coding sequence ATGTATCAAAGACTTATGGATATTATGTCTGAAAGATTATTGCCTATTGCAACTAAAATTGGTTCACAAAAACATTTAGTCGCATTACGTGATTCATTTATTGCAACGATGCCTGTGGTTATGACGGGATCGATCGCATTATTGTTAAATGCTTTTTTTGTAGATTTTCCTGCTGAATTTGGGTGGACAGGAATCACTGACGCATTTCAATGGTTGATTAGTATTAATAATTTGATTTTTAATGGGAGTTTAGCAATTGTTTCCTTAGTCTTTATTTTTGCTTTAGGATATAATATCGCTAAAGTATACGAAACAGATAAATTATCTGGAGGATTAGTTGCTTTATCATCATTTGTTATTTCTTTAGGAACAAGTATTACTCAAACATTTCAATTAGAGGGTGTTAGTGCTGATATTGGGAAAATTATTAATCAGGTCACTGGCTTGAATTTTAGTGATGGAAATTTATCAGTAACGATCAATGGCTTATTACCAGGAAACCAAATTAATTCACGTGGTTATTTTACAGCAATTGTTATTGGTTTTTTAGCGGTAGTGATTTATAGTAAATTCATGAAGAAAAATTGGACGATTAAATTACCTGATTCTGTACCTCCGGCAATCTCGGTGCCATTTACTTCAATTATTCCGGCTTTTATTGCTATGTATGCTGTAGCAGCAATTACTTATGGATTTAATTTGGTGACAGGTCAATTAATTATTGATTGGATCTATGATATTTTACAGACACCATTGTTGGGCTTCTCTCAAAATCCGCTTTCTATTATTTTAGTAGCTTTTTTAACTCAATTATTTTGGTTTTTTGGAATCCACGGTGGGAATGTTATGGCACCGATTATGGAAGGTGTTTTTGGTGTTGCATTATTGGCGAATCTTGAAGCTTTCCAAAAAGGAACAGAAATACCATATTTATGGACGAGTGTATCATATGGTGCCTTTGTCTGGTATGCAACATTAGGCCTGTTAATTGCAATTTTTTGGCAATCTAAAAATAAACATTATCGTGAAGTAGCTAAATTAGGTATAGCTCCAGTAATGTTTAATATTGGTGAACCTGTTATGTATGGGCTGCCAACTGTCTTGAATCCGTTAATGTTCATTCCTTTCCTGTTGGCACCAATTGTATTGTCAGCAGTTGCTTATGGGGCAACAGCATTAGGATTAGTTGCACCAGTTACACAAAATGTTACTTGGGTCATGCCGCCGGTTCTTTATGGATTCTTTGCAACTGGTTTTGATTGGCGAGCAATTATTTTATCACTTGTAAATCTGGCTTTAGCTGTAATTATTTATTTACCGTTTGTTAAGTTGGCAAACAATCCTAAATTTGAAGAAAAATAA
- a CDS encoding phosphotransferase enzyme family protein translates to MSEELLNEVVEAFSFEGVLKKKKPYGSGHINDTFLLTFDIERMGMIDIILQRMNTAVFTKPIELMENIANVTRFLRDKIIASEGDPERETLNIIYTLDHKPYYVDSAGGYWRAYKFITCATSYDQVESAEDFYQSALAFGHFQSLLADYPAATLHETIKGFHDTKARFERFKEVVANDICNRAKDVQTEIEFVLAREDVANVLTNCNLPIRVTHNDTKLNNVMIDDKTHKGICVIDLDTVMPGLAVNDFGDSIRFGASTGAEDEIDLDKIECDMALFEIYAKGFIKGCDGKLTKEEIKALPIGAKVMTFECGIRFLTDYLEGDIYFKIHRKNHNLDRCRTQFKLVKDMESKWEMMNKIVEKYM, encoded by the coding sequence GTGAGTGAAGAGTTATTAAACGAAGTAGTTGAAGCATTTTCATTTGAAGGTGTGTTGAAGAAAAAAAAGCCTTATGGAAGCGGACATATCAATGATACATTTTTATTGACTTTTGATATTGAAAGAATGGGAATGATTGATATCATTTTGCAACGAATGAATACTGCGGTTTTTACTAAACCGATTGAATTGATGGAAAATATTGCTAACGTAACAAGATTTTTACGAGATAAAATTATTGCTAGTGAGGGTGATCCCGAAAGAGAAACACTCAATATTATTTATACTTTGGATCATAAACCATATTATGTAGATTCAGCTGGTGGATATTGGCGAGCATACAAATTTATTACTTGTGCAACTAGTTATGATCAAGTTGAGAGTGCTGAAGATTTTTATCAAAGTGCATTAGCTTTTGGACACTTCCAGAGCCTTTTGGCTGATTATCCGGCAGCAACACTTCATGAGACAATCAAAGGTTTTCATGATACTAAAGCTCGCTTTGAACGTTTTAAAGAAGTAGTTGCCAATGATATTTGTAATCGTGCTAAAGATGTTCAAACAGAGATTGAATTTGTTTTAGCTCGTGAAGATGTGGCAAATGTATTAACAAATTGTAATTTGCCAATACGGGTCACTCATAATGATACGAAGTTAAATAATGTTATGATTGATGATAAAACTCATAAAGGTATTTGTGTGATTGATTTAGATACTGTTATGCCGGGTTTAGCAGTCAATGACTTTGGTGATTCGATTCGATTTGGAGCCAGTACAGGGGCAGAGGATGAAATTGATTTAGATAAAATCGAATGTGATATGGCGTTGTTTGAAATTTATGCTAAAGGTTTTATCAAAGGTTGTGATGGTAAATTAACGAAAGAGGAAATCAAAGCATTACCGATCGGGGCTAAGGTTATGACATTTGAATGTGGGATACGTTTTTTAACTGATTATTTGGAGGGTGATATTTATTTCAAAATTCATCGCAAGAATCATAATCTTGATCGTTGTAGAACTCAATTTAAGCTTGTTAAAGATATGGAATCAAAATGGGAAATGATGAATAAAATCGTTGAAAAATATATGTGA
- a CDS encoding phospho-sugar mutase, translating into MNYNEEYQRWVNCENLDPSLKAELASMNEKEKEDAFYMNLEFGTAGMRGILGAGTNRMNIYTIRKANVGFAKYVLGLPEGKERGVAIGYDNRHMSYKFAIESAKVLATYGIKSYIFESLRPTPELSYAVRYLKCAGGIMITASHNPKEYNGYKVYDDTGCQLIPEWGDQVVAYVNEVKDELAVEVISDEEAYPYITWIGEEVDEAYYQEVMAIEINPGMDKKDFKIVFSPQHGTSNLPVRNCLSRLGYNVIPVLAQCAPDPDFSNTKSPNPEVDCSYDLAIKKAKEVDADVVVICDPDGDRLGVVAKHDGEYVLMSGNQSAAVYLEYILSELKKQGKLPANAVMYNTIVTSDLGELVSKSYGVEVEKTLTGFKFIGDKIRKYEKTKEKEFIFGYEESYGCVVKDFVRDKDAVQAVVMAAEAGNFYKHQGKDLIDVLNELYAKHGTFKESQIALSKAGAEGAKRIKEIMDNLRKDAPSVIGGYKVLAVEDYQSSQRIENETTTVIDLPKSNVLKYYLEDGSWIAARPSGTEPKCKFYFSIKGNDADDASVKTEVFQKDILSIIGE; encoded by the coding sequence ATGAACTACAATGAAGAATATCAAAGATGGGTAAATTGTGAAAATTTAGATCCATCACTAAAAGCAGAGTTAGCAAGCATGAATGAAAAGGAAAAAGAGGATGCATTCTATATGAACCTAGAGTTTGGAACTGCAGGAATGCGAGGAATTTTAGGGGCTGGTACTAACCGAATGAACATCTATACAATTAGAAAGGCTAATGTTGGCTTTGCTAAATATGTATTAGGTTTACCAGAAGGAAAAGAACGTGGAGTCGCAATTGGTTATGATAACCGCCACATGTCTTACAAATTTGCAATTGAAAGTGCGAAAGTTTTAGCTACTTATGGAATTAAATCTTATATTTTTGAAAGTTTAAGACCAACTCCAGAATTATCTTATGCAGTACGTTATTTAAAATGTGCTGGTGGGATTATGATCACTGCAAGTCATAACCCTAAAGAATACAACGGTTATAAAGTATATGATGATACTGGATGCCAATTAATTCCTGAATGGGGAGATCAAGTAGTTGCATATGTAAATGAAGTTAAAGATGAATTGGCAGTAGAAGTAATTAGCGATGAAGAAGCTTATCCATATATTACATGGATCGGTGAAGAAGTAGATGAAGCATATTATCAAGAAGTAATGGCAATTGAAATTAATCCCGGTATGGATAAAAAAGATTTCAAAATTGTTTTCTCACCACAACACGGTACTTCAAATCTACCAGTTAGAAATTGTTTGAGTCGTTTAGGCTATAATGTTATTCCGGTTTTAGCTCAGTGTGCACCAGATCCTGATTTTTCAAATACTAAATCACCAAATCCTGAAGTTGACTGCTCATATGATCTAGCAATTAAAAAAGCTAAAGAAGTTGATGCAGATGTCGTTGTAATTTGCGATCCTGATGGTGATAGATTAGGTGTTGTTGCTAAACATGATGGTGAATATGTATTGATGTCTGGAAATCAAAGTGCTGCAGTATATTTAGAATATATTTTAAGCGAACTTAAAAAGCAAGGTAAATTACCAGCTAATGCAGTAATGTATAATACGATCGTTACTAGTGATTTAGGTGAATTGGTGTCTAAATCTTATGGTGTTGAGGTTGAAAAAACATTGACAGGATTTAAATTTATCGGTGATAAGATTCGTAAATATGAAAAAACAAAAGAAAAAGAATTTATCTTCGGATATGAAGAATCTTATGGTTGTGTAGTTAAGGATTTCGTTCGTGATAAAGATGCAGTTCAAGCGGTTGTAATGGCAGCAGAAGCTGGTAATTTCTATAAACATCAAGGAAAAGATCTAATTGATGTTTTAAATGAATTATATGCTAAACATGGTACGTTTAAAGAATCGCAAATTGCTTTAAGCAAAGCCGGAGCTGAAGGTGCAAAACGTATTAAAGAAATTATGGATAATTTAAGAAAAGATGCTCCAAGTGTGATTGGAGGATATAAAGTATTAGCAGTAGAAGATTATCAAAGTAGTCAACGTATTGAAAATGAAACTACGACAGTTATTGATCTACCTAAATCAAATGTATTAAAATACTATTTGGAAGATGGATCATGGATTGCGGCTCGTCCTAGTGGAACAGAACCAAAATGTAAATTCTATTTTTCAATAAAAGGTAATGATGCTGATGATGCGAGTGTAAAAACAGAAGTTTTCCAAAAAGATATATTAAGTATTATTGGTGAATAG
- a CDS encoding phosphocarrier protein HPr has protein sequence MAEKLSFVVSDPVGLHARPATILVNQASKFTSNIKLVYNGKEVNLKSIMGVMSLGVPTKATVEIVAEGDDEKDVIASIAKVIKEQKVAE, from the coding sequence ATGGCAGAAAAATTATCTTTCGTAGTATCTGATCCTGTAGGATTACATGCAAGACCAGCTACTATCTTAGTTAACCAAGCTAGTAAGTTTACAAGCAATATTAAATTAGTATACAATGGTAAAGAAGTAAACTTAAAATCAATCATGGGAGTTATGTCTTTAGGTGTTCCTACTAAAGCTACAGTAGAAATCGTAGCTGAAGGTGATGACGAAAAAGATGTAATTGCTTCAATTGCAAAAGTTATTAAAGAACAAAAAGTAGCTGAATAA
- a CDS encoding nucleotidyltransferase family protein: MNKPVLVIMAAGMGSRYGGLKQIDPIDEDGHIIIDFSIYDARRAGFETVIFIIKKENEEEFKEVIGDRMEQIMNVKYVYQDLANIPAEFSLPAGRVKPWGTAHAIWSCKDLIDGPFAVINADDYYGVTAYKQIYDFLLNHPDGVKYNYAMVGYYIENTLTENGHVARGVCQVNDKQLLVDIHERTQIVRNGAGAKYTEDDGQSWVELPKGTIVSMNLWGYNKSILLEIEKGINSFFEIGLKENPLKCEYFIPAVVSKLLDQNKVEVTVLESQERWYGVTYREDKPIIQMAIKELKDAGVYPKHLWKE, encoded by the coding sequence ATGAATAAACCAGTATTAGTAATTATGGCAGCAGGTATGGGGAGTCGTTATGGCGGATTAAAGCAGATTGATCCAATTGATGAGGATGGTCATATAATTATTGATTTTTCGATTTATGATGCTCGACGAGCAGGTTTTGAAACTGTTATATTTATTATAAAAAAGGAAAACGAAGAAGAGTTTAAAGAAGTTATTGGAGATAGAATGGAGCAAATCATGAATGTTAAATACGTATATCAGGATTTGGCTAATATTCCAGCGGAATTTTCATTACCAGCTGGTCGTGTGAAACCATGGGGAACTGCTCATGCGATTTGGAGTTGTAAAGATTTAATAGATGGGCCATTTGCAGTGATTAATGCTGATGATTATTACGGAGTTACAGCGTATAAACAAATCTATGATTTTCTATTAAATCATCCTGATGGGGTAAAATATAATTATGCAATGGTAGGTTATTATATTGAAAATACATTAACTGAAAATGGTCATGTGGCTCGGGGTGTTTGTCAGGTAAATGATAAACAACTGCTGGTTGATATTCATGAAAGAACACAAATTGTTCGAAATGGCGCAGGTGCAAAGTATACTGAGGATGATGGTCAAAGTTGGGTTGAACTGCCTAAAGGAACAATTGTTTCAATGAATCTTTGGGGATATAATAAGAGTATCTTATTAGAGATAGAAAAAGGAATAAATAGTTTTTTTGAAATCGGTTTAAAAGAAAATCCGTTAAAGTGTGAGTATTTTATTCCTGCAGTTGTAAGTAAATTACTTGATCAAAATAAGGTAGAGGTTACGGTTCTAGAGTCTCAAGAACGCTGGTACGGTGTCACTTATCGTGAGGATAAACCAATAATTCAAATGGCGATTAAAGAATTAAAAGATGCAGGTGTTTATCCTAAGCATCTTTGGAAGGAGTGA
- a CDS encoding cob(I)yrinic acid a,c-diamide adenosyltransferase, translated as MIQCYYGNGKGKTTAAVGQALRMAGADKKVLFLQFLKDGDSSEIKMLKKCGIKVLYAKMPQMFIDMHDPEMIKLVSRLEDELFEQIDESYEGIVLDEILDAIALNLLNEGKVYDCLVSLKETHEVILTGRQPSHKLKPILDYSSEIKKHKHPYDKGIKARKGIEF; from the coding sequence ATGATTCAATGTTATTATGGTAATGGTAAAGGAAAAACTACTGCTGCAGTAGGACAAGCATTAAGAATGGCTGGGGCAGATAAAAAAGTATTATTTCTACAATTTTTGAAAGACGGTGACAGCAGTGAAATAAAGATGCTGAAAAAGTGTGGAATTAAAGTGTTGTATGCTAAAATGCCTCAGATGTTTATTGATATGCATGATCCAGAGATGATAAAATTGGTGAGTCGTTTAGAAGATGAGTTATTTGAACAAATAGATGAAAGTTATGAAGGAATTGTTTTAGATGAAATTCTTGATGCAATTGCTTTAAATTTATTAAATGAAGGGAAAGTGTATGATTGCTTGGTAAGCTTAAAAGAAACTCACGAGGTAATTTTAACAGGGCGTCAGCCTAGTCATAAATTAAAACCGATTCTAGATTATTCGAGTGAAATTAAGAAACATAAGCATCCATATGATAAAGGAATAAAAGCGCGTAAAGGAATTGAGTTCTAA
- the ybaK gene encoding Cys-tRNA(Pro) deacylase — MAKKIKTNALRLLDQAKIDYEIKEYEYDEDHLSGEHIVAQVEIPAKDIFKTLVLKGNRGFLVCCIPVLEEIDLKKLAKLSNNKSVAMIHMKDLLATTGYIRGGCSPVGMKKKFDTYFDCSINECDKIALSAGKRGYQMIVEAKQLLAYLDAVVGDVIRR; from the coding sequence ATGGCTAAAAAAATTAAAACTAATGCTTTACGTTTATTAGATCAAGCAAAGATTGATTACGAAATAAAGGAATATGAATATGATGAAGATCATTTAAGTGGTGAACATATTGTTGCACAAGTTGAAATACCGGCTAAAGATATTTTTAAGACACTGGTTTTAAAAGGAAACCGTGGTTTTTTAGTATGCTGTATACCGGTATTAGAGGAAATAGATTTAAAAAAATTGGCAAAGTTATCTAATAATAAAAGTGTAGCAATGATTCATATGAAGGATTTATTAGCAACGACCGGATATATTCGTGGAGGCTGTAGTCCAGTGGGAATGAAGAAAAAATTTGATACTTATTTTGATTGCTCAATTAATGAGTGTGATAAAATTGCTCTCAGTGCTGGAAAAAGAGGATATCAAATGATTGTAGAAGCAAAGCAGTTACTAGCATATTTAGATGCGGTAGTTGGTGATGTGATAAGGAGATAG